The genomic segment AAGGATTGTAGTTCTCGATCATCGCGTCCGTGTGGACGGGCGCCAGGCGTATGATCACCTCGGCCTGCGCACTCGAAACCATGACGCAACCCGACATCAGGCTCGCCACCAGCAACAGCTTTGTCGCTCTCATCTTTCACTCCCAGTGTGAGATCGATCCCATCAAATGCATGCAATCGCGCGGTCACGATTCCCTTCCTTCCCGCGCCGAAACTACCCCGCGAACTCCTTTCTGCCCGGCGGCGAAACAAGCGCCCCGACGCTGTCGCGCCGGATGAGCGGCGCCTCGATGGTGATTTCCGCCTGCTCGGGCACCTGCCCGGCAAGGATCTTGATCAACAGTTGCGCTGCCACCCGACCGGCCTCGTCCACGGGCTGGCGCACAGTCGTCAGGCTTGGCGTGAGATGGCGGGCATGGAAATTGTCATCGAACCCCATGAGCGAAATGTCCTCGGGGACACGCTTGCCGGCGCTCTTGAGCGCCAGCAGCGCCCCCGCTGCCACGTCGTCGTCGCCCGCGAAGATGGCGGTCACCGGAAAGCCGGAGGCCAGGAGGCGTTCCGTGCCCGCTACCCCGAACCGCTCCTCGAAATCGCCATGCTCGACATAGATGTCGTCGATCGTCAGGCCCTTCTCTTGCAGGGCCGCCCTGATCCCGCGCAGGCGGTCGCGCGTATCGCGATACATCAGGCCACCGGAGAGATAGGCAATGTGCCGGTGCCCCTGGGCCAGAAGCAGCCGCATCGCCTCGAGCGCCCCGGTGAAATTATCGATCCGTACCGCGGCCCGCGCCACCGGATATTCGTCCCCGCCAATAGTGACGACCGGGGTGCGCGATGTGCGAATGATGTCGGCCACATCCTCGCGGATCGGGTTTTCGAGATAGAGCAGTAGCCCGTCGCAGGACCGGTCGATCAATTCGATGATCGCCCGCGATTCCTCGGCTTGGTCTGCGTATCCGGAAGCGATGAGCACGCTCTTGCCTGCTGCCCGCGCCGCCTTTTGCATGCCGCCGACCATCTGGGCGTAAAAGGGGCTCGCCACGTCCACCACGACGCCCCCGATCATGTTCGACCGGTTCGAGCGCAGGCCGCGCGCCATGGTATTGGGCCGATACCCCAGTTCGGCGATCGCGGCTTCGATCAGCTTGCGCTTGGCCTCCGAGACATAGCCATTGTCCGCGATGACCCGTGAAACGGTCGACCGCGATACGCCGGCACGCCTGGAGACATCGTTGATCGTAACCATCCGCCCGCTTCCCTGTGGGATCGATCTCAGGCATGAGAATGCAGATGTGCGCCCCTGTCAACAGGCTTCCGTTCAGCGCTTCTCGAGTCGGGCTATGAGGGGCCGGAGGGGCTTGGGAACAACCTCGGGCGCCAAGAGCAGCACTTCGCGCAGCGAGTAGAGGCCGGTGGCTCCGGCCAGGATCACGCCCAGGGCGGTCGCCGGCCAGAAGTCGAGGAGGAAGCTTCCGCCGAGCGCCAGGGCCGTGGCAGCCAGGTAGACCAGCGTCAGCAGGCCGTTTCCATGGCTCCAGCGGAACCCGCTCAGCGACCTGGCCACGAGGTAGATGATGCCCGTGTGCCAGACATAAAGGCCTACAAAGGCAAGGCCGGCTCCATCGACCCCGATCCACGGTACCAGCACTGCCGCCAGCCCCACCTGCACAGCGGCGGCGGCGAGTTCGGTCCAGAAGAAGGGACGCTCAGCGCCCTTGGCAAGCACGATGAAACCCATCGGCCAGGCCACGACGCGCAACATCATCCCGAGGCAGATCCAGCGCAGCAAGGCCTGCGCTTCCACGAACGCGGACGAATAGAAGATCAATAGGACGAGGGGCGCCAGCGAGATGGTCGCGATGACCCCCGGCCCCGCCAGCAGCAGGCTGACCCGCGCCTGCTCGTTGACCAGCCGGTTGACCTCGGCGTTGTTGCTCGCCACCTCCGTGACGCGCGGATAGAAATCCGTTCCCATCGCCTGAAGCACGAACCCGGCATAAAGCGCGGCGATCCCCCAGGCGGACTGGTAGAGTCCGGCGGCGTGAACCCCGTCTGCATGCAGCACGATGATGCGGATCAGGTAGGCCGAACCTGTCGTCAGCAAGGCACTGGTCATGAAGACGAAGCCGAGGCGGAAGAGCGGCCGCGCCTGGTCGCGAATGGCTTCTCGTCGCGGTACCGGGGCGATGCTGACCCGGCGCGAGAACAGCACGGCGGTCACGAAGGTCGCGGCAAGTCCCAGCATCAGGCCCGGCGCGATGCCCTTCTCGCCGAGCCAGGCGATGAAAGCGACCGTCGCGATTGCGCCGGTGAGCGTCGAGGCGATATTGGCCAGCGCCAGGTCGCGCGTCCGCCGCAACCCTTGCAGGATCGTGATCTGCGCCGTCCCTACGACCCGGAACAGCACCCCGATGCCGAGGACAGCTATCGCCATGGCTTGAAGATCCGTCCCGAAGGTGAGCCAGGAGACTGGCACGCTCAAGGCGATCAAGACGAGAGCGCCCGTTACGGCAAGCGCCGCCGAGAGCCATTTGACCGCGACCACGGTCATGCCAATTCGCCGACTGTCTCCCGACCCATTGGCCTCCGATATCTGGCGCACCCCGCTGGAGGCCACGCCCATCGAGGCGACCGATCCGCCCAGGTCGATAATGAGATTGTAGATGCCCATCAACCCGACGCCTGCCGGACCAAGCAGCAGCGCCACCACTTTCATGCGCACGATGGAGATGAGCGTCACCGCCAGGTAGGACGCCCCGATCACCG from the Youhaiella tibetensis genome contains:
- a CDS encoding LacI family DNA-binding transcriptional regulator translates to MVTINDVSRRAGVSRSTVSRVIADNGYVSEAKRKLIEAAIAELGYRPNTMARGLRSNRSNMIGGVVVDVASPFYAQMVGGMQKAARAAGKSVLIASGYADQAEESRAIIELIDRSCDGLLLYLENPIREDVADIIRTSRTPVVTIGGDEYPVARAAVRIDNFTGALEAMRLLLAQGHRHIAYLSGGLMYRDTRDRLRGIRAALQEKGLTIDDIYVEHGDFEERFGVAGTERLLASGFPVTAIFAGDDDVAAGALLALKSAGKRVPEDISLMGFDDNFHARHLTPSLTTVRQPVDEAGRVAAQLLIKILAGQVPEQAEITIEAPLIRRDSVGALVSPPGRKEFAG
- a CDS encoding O-antigen translocase → MTDSVAAEAPPHRKQESKSYGQILRSTAVIGASYLAVTLISIVRMKVVALLLGPAGVGLMGIYNLIIDLGGSVASMGVASSGVRQISEANGSGDSRRIGMTVVAVKWLSAALAVTGALVLIALSVPVSWLTFGTDLQAMAIAVLGIGVLFRVVGTAQITILQGLRRTRDLALANIASTLTGAIATVAFIAWLGEKGIAPGLMLGLAATFVTAVLFSRRVSIAPVPRREAIRDQARPLFRLGFVFMTSALLTTGSAYLIRIIVLHADGVHAAGLYQSAWGIAALYAGFVLQAMGTDFYPRVTEVASNNAEVNRLVNEQARVSLLLAGPGVIATISLAPLVLLIFYSSAFVEAQALLRWICLGMMLRVVAWPMGFIVLAKGAERPFFWTELAAAAVQVGLAAVLVPWIGVDGAGLAFVGLYVWHTGIIYLVARSLSGFRWSHGNGLLTLVYLAATALALGGSFLLDFWPATALGVILAGATGLYSLREVLLLAPEVVPKPLRPLIARLEKR